A genomic stretch from Gopherus flavomarginatus isolate rGopFla2 chromosome 3, rGopFla2.mat.asm, whole genome shotgun sequence includes:
- the FGG gene encoding fibrinogen gamma chain, translating to MVPKLHSWATAHLLSLLFSACMAYIATRENCCILDERFGSYCPTTCGIADFLNKYHPDVDKELQVLENLLQQITNSSIITEQLIRQIRILSPPEKQTLPNVIDGFTQKNRKIIDEIIRYENSITEHENTIQQLTDMLTSNTIKISQLKQKANQLASQCQEPCRDTVQILETTGRDCQDIANKGARHSGLYFIKPVKAKQQFLVYCEIDTFGNGWTVFQRRLDGSVDFNKNWVQYKEGFGHLSPDDQSEYWLGNEKIHLITTQSTIPYALRIELEDWENKKSTADYAVFKVGPEADKYRLTYAYFVAGGEAGDAFDGFDFGDDPSDKFFTSHNGMQFSTYDNDNDKYDGNCAEQDGAGWWMNRCHAGNLNGKYYQGGTYSAREVGPSRYDNGIIWATWRSRWYSMKKTTMKIIPFTRLSIGDGQQLNLGGSKKVGSDGRGDI from the exons ATGGTGCCAAAGTTACACAGCTGGGCTACTGCACATCTCCTGTCCTTACTCTTTTCAGCTTGCATGGCA TATATTGCTACCAGAGAAAACTGCTGCATCTTAGATGAACGATTT GGTAGCTATTGCCCAACTACATGCGGCATTGCAGACTTCTTGAATAAATACCACCCTGATGTGGATAAGGAGCTGCAAGTCCTTGAAAATCTCTTGCAGCAGATCACTAACTCTTCCATTATAACAGAACAGTTGATCCGCCAAATCCGAATCCTCAGTCCCCCAGAGAAACAGACTCTGCCAA ATGTGATTGACGGTTTTACtcaaaaaaacaggaaaataattGATGAAATTATCAGATATGAAAACAGTATTACGGAACATGAAAATACTATACA ACAACTGACAGATATGTTGACGTCAAACACTATCAAGATTTCACAACTAAAACAGAAGGCTAATCAGCTTGCGTCACAATGTCAGGAGCCATGCAGAGACACAGTCCAAATACTGGAAACAACTGGAAGAG ATTGTCAAGACATTGCAAATAAAGGTGCCAGACACAGTGGTCTTTACTTCATCAAACCTGTAAAAGCTAAGCAGCAGTTCCTAGTCTATTGTGAGATTGACACATTTGGCAATGGATGGACAGTGTTCCAGAGA AGACTTGATGGGAGCGTGGACTTCAATAAAAACTGGGTTCAGTACAAAGAAGGATTTGGACACCTGTCACCAGATGACCAGTCAGAGTACTGGCTGGGAAATGAAAAGATTCATTTAATAACCACTCAGTCAACTATTCCATATGCCTTAAGGATAGAACTGGAAGACTGGGAGAATAAAAAAAG tacTGCAGACTATGCTGTGTTCAAAGTGGGACCGGAAGCAGACAAGTACCGACTGACCTATGCCTATTTTGTTGCTGGTGGTGAAGCTGGGGATGCCTTTGATGGTTTTGATTTTGGAGATGATCCCAGTGACAAATTTTTTACATCTCATAATGGCATGCAGTTCAGTACCTATGACAATGACAATGATAAATATGATGGCAATTGTGCTGAACAGGATGGAGCAGGATGGTGGATGAATAGATGTCATGCTGGTAACCTCAATGGCAAATATTATCAAG GTGGCACTTACTCAGCAAGAGAGGTTGGTCCATCTAGATACGACAATGGGATTATCTGGGCAACCTGGCGTTCTCGGTGGTATTCCATGAAGAAAACTACAATGAAAATCATCCCATTCACCAGACTTTCAATAGGAGATGGACAGCAGCTCAACTTAGGTGGCTCCAAAAAGGTTGGATCAGATGGCCGAGGCGATATTTAG